One stretch of Pandoraea oxalativorans DNA includes these proteins:
- a CDS encoding MFS transporter yields the protein MKEAMVPDAERRRALLGSAVGSTIEWYDYFLYGTMASIIFAKQFFPSTDPLVSNLLALATFALAFVIRPLGGVIFAHIGDRVGRKKTLAITLTMMGMSTVLMGLLPNYDRIGVWAPILLCVLRLMQGLALGGEWGGGVLLAVEYSPRHRRGFYGAVPQTGAVLGLALGNIITSLLSNSISDADFQSWGWRIPFVGSIALVLIGMWIRNAVGETPSFKKIMATRTETRIPLKETLQDHWRSVLIAIGAKVVETSTFFLYATFTISYMIGHGFQRSEILNIVLVCALIAFPFMLYFGHLSDKIGRKKVFLWGTVAFIVWIGPYFWLLNQKSILLASVAVGVGLSVIWTTYGSMIGTLLAEAFPPSIRYTGMSLGYQIGAALVGGPMPLIATALVAYFGGSYVPVVFFMIACALVSVVAVALVKDRSGLPLDD from the coding sequence ATGAAAGAAGCGATGGTGCCCGACGCCGAGCGTCGGCGCGCACTCCTCGGCAGCGCCGTGGGCAGCACCATCGAGTGGTACGACTACTTCCTTTACGGAACGATGGCGTCCATCATCTTCGCGAAGCAATTCTTCCCGAGCACCGACCCGCTGGTCAGCAATCTGCTGGCGCTGGCGACGTTCGCGCTGGCCTTCGTCATCCGTCCGCTGGGCGGTGTGATCTTCGCGCACATCGGCGACCGCGTCGGCCGCAAGAAGACGCTGGCCATCACGCTCACGATGATGGGCATGTCGACCGTACTCATGGGCTTGCTGCCCAATTACGACCGGATCGGCGTGTGGGCGCCGATACTGCTCTGCGTGCTGCGGCTGATGCAAGGGCTGGCGCTGGGTGGCGAATGGGGTGGCGGCGTGTTGCTGGCGGTTGAGTATTCGCCCCGCCACCGTCGCGGCTTTTACGGTGCCGTACCGCAGACGGGTGCCGTGCTCGGGCTGGCGCTGGGCAACATCATCACGTCGCTGCTGAGCAACTCGATCAGCGACGCCGACTTCCAGAGCTGGGGATGGCGCATTCCGTTCGTCGGCTCCATCGCTCTCGTGCTGATCGGCATGTGGATTCGTAACGCCGTGGGCGAGACGCCGTCGTTCAAGAAGATCATGGCCACGCGGACTGAGACGCGCATTCCGCTCAAGGAAACCTTGCAGGATCACTGGCGCTCGGTGTTGATCGCCATTGGTGCGAAGGTCGTGGAGACGTCGACGTTTTTCCTGTACGCCACGTTCACGATCTCGTACATGATCGGCCACGGCTTCCAGCGCTCGGAAATTCTGAACATCGTGCTGGTCTGTGCGCTGATTGCCTTCCCGTTCATGCTCTACTTCGGGCATCTGTCGGACAAGATCGGGCGCAAGAAGGTCTTCCTGTGGGGCACGGTCGCGTTCATCGTGTGGATCGGGCCGTACTTCTGGTTGCTGAATCAGAAGTCGATTCTGCTGGCGTCGGTGGCCGTGGGCGTTGGCCTGAGCGTGATCTGGACGACTTATGGCTCGATGATCGGCACGTTGCTCGCCGAGGCGTTCCCGCCATCGATTCGCTACACCGGGATGTCGCTCGGCTATCAGATCGGTGCGGCGCTTGTGGGGGGGCCGATGCCGCTGATCGCGACCGCCCTCGTCGCGTACTTCGGTGGCAGCTACGTGCCGGTGGTCTTCTTCATGATCGCGTGTGCGTTGGTCTCGGTCGTCGCCGTCGCGCTGGTGAAGGACCGTAGCGGGTTGCCGCTGGACGACTGA
- a CDS encoding hydrolase encodes MSNPKLEVLTPQNSQLIIIDHQPQMAFGVQSMDRQALKNNVVGLAKAAKIFNIPTTITTVESESFSGYTYPEVLDVFPGAKTLERTSMNSWDDQKVRDALKANGRKKVIVAGLWTEVCNTTFALCAMLEGDYEIYMVGDASGGTSKEAHDFAMQRMVQAGAVPVTWLQVLLEWQRDWAHRDTYDAVMKLVKEHAGAYGMGVDYAYTMVHKAAQRTSDTHESLAPVPAR; translated from the coding sequence ATGTCGAATCCCAAGCTCGAAGTCTTGACCCCTCAGAACAGCCAGCTCATCATCATCGACCACCAACCGCAAATGGCGTTCGGTGTTCAGTCGATGGACCGCCAGGCGCTGAAGAACAACGTGGTCGGCCTGGCCAAGGCCGCGAAGATTTTCAATATCCCGACGACGATCACGACGGTCGAGAGCGAATCGTTCTCCGGCTACACCTATCCGGAAGTGCTCGACGTATTCCCCGGCGCGAAGACCCTTGAGCGCACCTCGATGAACTCATGGGACGACCAGAAGGTGCGCGATGCGCTCAAGGCCAATGGCCGCAAAAAGGTGATCGTCGCGGGCCTGTGGACCGAAGTCTGCAATACGACCTTTGCCCTGTGCGCGATGCTCGAAGGCGACTACGAAATCTACATGGTCGGCGACGCCTCGGGCGGCACCAGCAAGGAAGCGCACGATTTCGCCATGCAGCGCATGGTGCAGGCGGGCGCAGTCCCGGTCACGTGGTTGCAGGTACTGCTCGAATGGCAGCGCGACTGGGCGCACCGCGATACCTACGATGCCGTGATGAAGCTCGTCAAGGAACACGCCGGTGCTTACGGCATGGGGGTCGACTACGCCTATACGATGGTGCACAAGGCTGCCCAGCGCACGTCGGACACGCACGAATCGCTGGCCCCGGTCCCGGCGCGCTAA
- a CDS encoding NAD-dependent succinate-semialdehyde dehydrogenase, which produces MVTSGYTDTKLLINGEWCDAASGKTLDVVNPATGNAIGKVAHAGIADLDRALDAAQRGFATWRKIPAAERAVTMRKAAVLVRERADSIARLMTQEQGKPFAEARIEVLSAAGIIEWFADEGMRVYGRVVPSRNLNAQQTVLKEPIGPVAAFTPWNFPVNQVVRKLSAALACGCSFLVKAPEETPASPAALLQAFVDAGVPAGVVGLVFGDPAEISSYLIPHPIIRKITFTGSTPVGKQLASLAGLHMKRATMELGGHAPVIVAEDADVALAIKAAGGAKFRNAGQVCISPTRFLVHNSIKDEFAKALVKHAESLKLGDGLAEGTTLGPLANARRVTAMSRVIEDARKTGATVATGGERVGTSGNFFAPTVLTDVSLEADVFNNEPFGPVAAIRGFDKLEDAIAEANRLPFGLAGYAFTQSFRNVHLLSQQLEVGMLWINQPAAPSPEMPFGGVKDSGYGSEGGPEAMEAYLVTKAVSVMAN; this is translated from the coding sequence ATGGTTACGTCAGGTTATACAGACACCAAACTTCTGATTAACGGCGAGTGGTGCGATGCCGCCAGCGGCAAGACGCTCGACGTCGTCAACCCGGCGACGGGCAACGCCATCGGTAAAGTCGCGCATGCGGGCATCGCCGACCTCGACCGCGCCCTCGACGCTGCCCAGCGCGGTTTCGCCACGTGGCGCAAGATTCCGGCCGCCGAGCGCGCCGTGACGATGCGCAAGGCCGCTGTCCTCGTGCGCGAACGCGCCGATTCGATTGCGCGCCTCATGACCCAGGAGCAGGGCAAGCCGTTCGCCGAAGCACGTATCGAAGTGCTCTCCGCCGCAGGCATCATCGAATGGTTCGCCGACGAAGGCATGCGCGTGTATGGCCGTGTCGTGCCGTCGCGCAATCTGAATGCGCAGCAGACGGTACTCAAGGAGCCGATCGGTCCGGTCGCCGCCTTCACGCCGTGGAACTTCCCCGTCAACCAGGTCGTGCGCAAGCTGAGCGCTGCGCTGGCCTGCGGCTGTTCGTTCCTGGTCAAGGCGCCGGAAGAGACCCCGGCGTCGCCTGCCGCGCTGCTGCAAGCGTTTGTCGACGCGGGTGTACCGGCCGGTGTGGTGGGGCTGGTCTTCGGCGATCCGGCCGAGATTTCCAGTTATCTGATTCCGCACCCGATCATCCGCAAGATCACGTTCACCGGCTCGACGCCGGTCGGCAAGCAACTGGCCTCGCTGGCCGGTCTGCACATGAAGCGCGCAACGATGGAGCTGGGCGGTCACGCGCCGGTCATCGTGGCTGAAGACGCCGACGTCGCGCTGGCCATCAAGGCAGCGGGTGGCGCGAAGTTCCGTAACGCCGGTCAGGTGTGTATCTCGCCCACGCGTTTCCTCGTGCACAACAGCATCAAGGACGAGTTCGCGAAGGCGCTGGTCAAGCACGCCGAATCGCTGAAGCTGGGTGACGGTCTTGCCGAAGGCACGACGCTCGGCCCGCTCGCCAACGCACGTCGCGTCACGGCCATGAGCCGCGTCATCGAAGATGCACGCAAGACGGGCGCGACGGTGGCGACGGGCGGCGAGCGCGTCGGCACGTCGGGCAACTTCTTCGCACCGACGGTCCTGACCGACGTGTCGTTGGAAGCCGACGTGTTCAACAACGAGCCGTTCGGTCCGGTGGCGGCCATCCGCGGCTTCGATAAGCTCGAAGACGCGATTGCCGAAGCGAACCGCCTGCCGTTCGGTCTGGCCGGTTACGCATTCACGCAATCGTTCCGCAACGTGCATCTGCTCTCGCAGCAGTTGGAAGTGGGCATGCTGTGGATCAATCAGCCGGCCGCGCCGTCCCCCGAAATGCCGTTCGGTGGCGTGAAGGATTCGGGCTACGGTTCGGAAGGCGGACCGGAAGCGATGGAAGCCTATCTCGTGACGAAGGCCGTTTCGGTCATGGCGAACTGA
- a CDS encoding contractile injection system tape measure protein → MDTRHRIRSLDFDLTFASGGMAMSQGEPLRALVVDQLLPVVASVLDEATGDGATADIYRIDRLDVDLGEVYDEDLPETLAERLAQALASVLVMQQNAGAAASATHAADLIAFLASGHWATPGVGPAPAQTERGDASGPDDEMRWDTDAGVADARVSDGLEALLARVLAGDIQTVRQRIRANASPDTLIQRLTKQFPAHGVDALLRALRPAEASGWLRQLDALDQLLATVGWNVTQRADAQSAARARLLAMGLLPPDASLRAMPWHGVWQSVLSIAQTRGLARDAFDFVAKVRGSVRADEARASAIDATRADETSQAGSESATMLDALHRVADAHASGEETPPAFRGKESDGPLYEQVPTANASPRPFPFTQAGLKALLSTALMRAQAKPLYGIWPTLVTNEADTLREALRRYLSVSDLREQIALTFPVSMLEDMLALLLAARPEATQESAQASRRRADAYGVGRRPESTVHDMGRTWAWRNAWSHDIAAAAGISDAEVMRGIGLRDEAQPDVPAVPAASFDVRVGADVALSGRHEASTVSPSGDSIPDDPSDTLTHRSVGDEATSAEPAARAPEPAIPPAVPLTWPAADDVDARAEVTSRNDRLIRALLSGSAVALQDDWADWIGRERHALASIWRRYSTYDTVLMRVVEGFPETMLVDLATVTVPSAAALWEALAGISVDRLADAEQASASTTEPLLRDPSLVGSPGLADAVGVETHAESNTRNIPSQTDLDRWKREVWHALFMQLRTVSPVASTSSTSSMPSISSVSFAALEAIALPRGRAAWARRAFDLWGATVTADTTDSSDAIGSSGTIGSPGTVAPSPRVADSMAADGHVLRAPTSSIADAASPASVAEPMGRRTSTVAIRRLVRQRQKVNPQGGDLIARAASLSAPERLDLRRIVTEIASTRGSDLAGIDAHHWQAVVDTMIAVSESIPDAHREVLYRSILDNAPDIEGEVDVSVFPPDATGRYYASVAAALAADAVLDLDLLAESAIAQVASSSPDDPDFNAPSPFPPTSPNRPPAMPEDFIAYLTSTDFRRSGTPPAGFDIWLRQSVYSGAHVLRPIIAMAAEDEALAERWLDLIAPPLWPGIARLSSRDTPQVAQMLRVASDITDLFATSVETVAPASLHRARWRFLFPWLFLPQRAFDAAAFATSLVAELARHANVAVPPALASRVQQQTGIDMRTADVTDNAHLLQIPLTVPYAGIVLTWPFTSQLWNRLGLTREHRFVSDEAAERAMLLLHYVGSGLTEAPEPHLTMHKLLCGLPFTSPVARHLDITADESAICDQMLDVIIQHWSALGNTSRDGLRESFLQREGRLSLAEDGWHLKVRRAPYDMLLDRLPWSISTIRLSWMEQTLWVEWA, encoded by the coding sequence ATGGACACGCGACATCGGATCCGCTCGCTCGATTTCGATCTGACCTTTGCGTCGGGTGGCATGGCGATGTCGCAGGGCGAACCGCTGCGCGCGCTGGTCGTCGACCAGTTGCTGCCTGTGGTGGCGTCGGTGTTGGATGAAGCGACGGGCGATGGCGCAACGGCGGACATCTACCGTATCGACCGGCTCGATGTCGATCTTGGCGAGGTGTACGACGAGGATCTGCCCGAGACGCTGGCGGAGCGACTGGCGCAAGCGCTGGCGAGTGTGTTGGTCATGCAGCAGAACGCGGGGGCGGCGGCATCCGCAACGCACGCGGCGGATCTGATTGCGTTTCTGGCGTCGGGCCACTGGGCGACTCCGGGTGTGGGGCCAGCACCCGCGCAGACCGAACGCGGTGACGCGTCGGGCCCAGACGATGAGATGCGTTGGGACACCGACGCCGGGGTGGCCGATGCTCGGGTGTCCGACGGCCTCGAAGCGCTTCTGGCCCGTGTGCTGGCGGGCGACATTCAGACCGTCCGGCAACGCATTCGCGCAAACGCTTCGCCGGACACGCTGATCCAGCGATTGACGAAGCAGTTTCCTGCTCACGGCGTCGACGCGCTCCTTCGGGCGTTGCGTCCGGCAGAGGCGTCCGGATGGTTGCGACAGCTCGATGCGCTCGATCAGTTGCTTGCGACCGTCGGATGGAACGTGACACAACGCGCCGACGCGCAATCGGCCGCCCGCGCACGATTGCTCGCAATGGGCCTGCTTCCGCCGGATGCCAGCCTGCGCGCCATGCCGTGGCATGGTGTCTGGCAATCGGTGCTGTCGATCGCGCAGACGCGTGGACTGGCGCGCGATGCGTTTGATTTCGTAGCGAAGGTGCGAGGCAGTGTGCGGGCCGACGAAGCGCGCGCGAGTGCGATAGACGCCACGAGGGCGGACGAGACGTCGCAAGCAGGTTCGGAATCCGCCACGATGCTCGACGCTCTGCATCGCGTTGCCGACGCACACGCAAGCGGTGAGGAGACACCCCCCGCGTTTCGCGGCAAAGAATCCGATGGGCCGCTGTACGAGCAGGTACCGACAGCAAACGCATCCCCGCGCCCCTTTCCCTTCACGCAGGCGGGCCTGAAAGCCTTGCTCTCGACCGCCTTGATGCGCGCGCAGGCGAAGCCGCTCTACGGCATCTGGCCGACATTGGTGACCAACGAGGCCGACACCCTGCGCGAAGCGCTGCGCCGCTACCTGTCCGTATCCGATCTGCGCGAGCAAATCGCACTGACATTTCCGGTGTCGATGCTTGAGGACATGTTGGCGCTGCTGTTGGCGGCCCGTCCTGAAGCGACGCAAGAATCGGCGCAGGCGAGTCGCAGACGAGCCGATGCGTACGGCGTTGGGAGACGCCCAGAGAGCACAGTCCATGACATGGGGCGAACGTGGGCGTGGCGAAACGCGTGGTCTCATGACATCGCTGCGGCAGCGGGCATCTCCGATGCCGAGGTGATGCGCGGGATCGGCTTGCGAGACGAAGCACAGCCAGACGTACCGGCGGTTCCTGCCGCCTCGTTCGACGTGCGCGTCGGGGCCGATGTTGCTCTCTCGGGAAGACATGAGGCATCGACGGTTTCGCCTTCCGGCGACTCGATTCCGGACGACCCATCGGACACACTCACACACCGAAGCGTGGGCGATGAGGCGACGTCCGCTGAACCAGCGGCGCGAGCACCGGAACCCGCAATTCCGCCCGCTGTACCCCTCACGTGGCCAGCCGCCGATGACGTCGACGCGCGTGCGGAAGTGACGAGCCGGAATGACAGGCTTATCCGGGCGCTATTGAGCGGTTCGGCCGTGGCGCTTCAAGACGATTGGGCGGATTGGATCGGTCGTGAACGGCACGCGCTTGCGTCCATCTGGCGTCGATACTCGACGTACGACACGGTATTAATGCGCGTCGTGGAGGGCTTTCCGGAAACGATGCTTGTGGATCTGGCAACCGTGACGGTGCCATCCGCAGCGGCGCTTTGGGAGGCGCTCGCCGGGATTTCGGTCGATCGGCTGGCGGATGCGGAACAAGCGTCGGCGAGCACCACGGAACCGCTGCTCCGCGACCCGTCCCTCGTTGGATCACCCGGTCTTGCCGACGCGGTCGGGGTCGAGACTCATGCCGAGTCGAACACACGGAACATACCGTCGCAGACCGACCTCGATCGGTGGAAGCGGGAAGTCTGGCATGCGCTGTTCATGCAATTACGTACCGTTTCGCCGGTCGCGTCCACGTCGTCCACGTCGTCCATGCCGTCGATCTCGTCGGTGTCGTTCGCTGCGCTGGAAGCCATCGCGTTGCCACGTGGGCGGGCAGCGTGGGCGCGTCGGGCGTTTGATCTGTGGGGAGCCACCGTCACAGCCGATACGACCGATTCATCCGATGCCATCGGTTCCTCAGGTACAATCGGTTCGCCGGGCACCGTTGCCCCCTCCCCGAGAGTGGCCGATAGCATGGCGGCCGATGGCCATGTTCTCCGAGCGCCGACGTCATCGATTGCCGATGCAGCGTCTCCAGCATCGGTGGCCGAACCAATGGGCCGCCGCACGTCTACCGTAGCGATCCGACGTCTCGTCCGGCAACGCCAAAAGGTGAATCCACAAGGCGGCGATCTGATCGCTCGCGCTGCGTCGTTGTCCGCCCCTGAGCGACTCGATCTTCGACGCATCGTCACAGAAATAGCTTCGACGCGCGGGTCCGATCTTGCCGGGATCGACGCGCACCACTGGCAAGCCGTCGTCGATACGATGATCGCTGTCAGCGAGTCGATTCCCGACGCGCACAGGGAAGTGCTTTATCGCTCGATTCTCGATAACGCCCCCGACATCGAGGGCGAAGTCGACGTCAGTGTTTTCCCCCCCGATGCCACCGGACGCTATTACGCGAGTGTGGCTGCCGCGCTCGCCGCCGATGCCGTGCTTGACCTTGATCTGTTAGCGGAGTCGGCGATTGCGCAAGTCGCTTCGTCGTCCCCGGACGACCCGGATTTCAATGCACCTTCTCCGTTCCCCCCGACATCCCCAAATCGTCCGCCCGCCATGCCGGAAGACTTCATCGCTTACCTTACCTCCACGGACTTTCGGCGGAGCGGGACCCCGCCTGCCGGGTTCGACATCTGGCTTCGACAGTCGGTTTATTCGGGGGCGCATGTTCTGCGACCGATCATCGCGATGGCCGCAGAAGACGAGGCACTGGCCGAGCGTTGGCTGGATCTGATTGCGCCGCCGCTGTGGCCCGGCATCGCGCGGCTGTCGTCCCGCGACACGCCGCAAGTGGCGCAAATGCTGCGCGTCGCCAGCGACATCACCGATCTGTTCGCCACGAGCGTCGAGACGGTCGCACCGGCGAGTCTGCATCGGGCGCGCTGGCGTTTCCTGTTCCCATGGCTATTTCTGCCGCAGCGTGCGTTCGACGCCGCAGCGTTCGCAACATCGCTCGTGGCCGAACTGGCTCGTCACGCGAACGTCGCCGTGCCGCCTGCGCTCGCCTCACGCGTTCAACAACAAACCGGGATCGATATGCGCACTGCCGACGTCACCGACAACGCCCACCTCTTGCAAATCCCGTTGACGGTGCCTTACGCGGGGATTGTGCTCACCTGGCCGTTCACGTCTCAGCTCTGGAACAGACTCGGCCTCACCAGGGAACACCGGTTCGTCAGCGACGAAGCCGCAGAGCGCGCCATGCTCCTGCTGCACTACGTCGGCTCGGGCCTCACCGAAGCGCCGGAGCCGCATCTGACGATGCACAAGCTGCTTTGCGGACTGCCGTTCACCTCGCCGGTCGCGCGCCATCTCGACATTACGGCAGACGAGTCGGCGATCTGCGACCAGATGCTCGACGTGATCATCCAGCACTGGTCCGCGCTCGGCAACACGTCTCGCGACGGACTTCGGGAAAGCTTCCTGCAACGCGAAGGCCGGTTGTCGCTGGCGGAGGATGGCTGGCATTTGAAAGTGAGACGGGCGCCGTACGACATGCTGCTGGATCGTCTGCCGTGGAGCATTTCGACAATTCGTCTGTCCTGGATGGAGCAGACGCTATGGGTGGAGTGGGCATGA
- a CDS encoding LysR family transcriptional regulator, with amino-acid sequence MPPSLNSIISRLHVKQLRLLIAIEEHGSLLGAAKQLAMTQPGASKALHEIETTFGTALFERSNRGLEPNAVGHCVIRYARLIQSDLAHLREEMVGIMRGHGGRVSVGVIMGAVPLLTDAITAVSEAQPEMSIEIVEDTSAALLSQIDAGRLDLAVCRTSVSQTPYLYDSTFVQDETLAVIANTAHPLANAAHVSLEDLAHYRWVVYRANMPMRRLLEREFHDAGLRFPAHLLETTSAFATVSLLQKNPSLVALVSIDVARFHTGHGIACTLPLTLSSLSEPYELVTRRGAPLSHGAQMLMDAIVAKGAARGE; translated from the coding sequence ATGCCCCCCTCGCTCAATTCGATCATCTCCCGGTTGCACGTCAAGCAACTCCGGTTGCTCATCGCCATCGAGGAGCACGGTTCGTTGCTGGGCGCGGCCAAACAGCTCGCGATGACGCAACCCGGCGCCAGCAAGGCATTGCATGAGATCGAGACGACCTTCGGCACCGCGCTGTTCGAACGCTCGAACCGCGGCCTCGAACCGAACGCCGTCGGGCACTGTGTGATTCGCTACGCGCGTCTGATCCAGTCGGATCTGGCGCACCTGCGCGAAGAGATGGTCGGGATCATGCGCGGACATGGCGGGCGCGTGTCGGTGGGCGTGATCATGGGGGCCGTGCCGCTGCTCACCGACGCCATCACGGCGGTGAGCGAGGCGCAGCCCGAAATGTCGATTGAAATCGTGGAAGATACGAGCGCCGCCCTGCTCAGTCAGATCGACGCCGGGCGACTTGATCTCGCCGTGTGCCGCACAAGCGTCAGCCAGACGCCCTACCTCTACGACAGCACCTTCGTTCAGGACGAAACGCTCGCCGTCATCGCCAATACTGCACACCCGCTGGCCAATGCCGCTCACGTGTCGCTGGAAGATCTCGCGCACTACCGCTGGGTCGTCTACCGGGCCAACATGCCGATGCGACGGCTGCTGGAGCGGGAGTTTCATGATGCCGGGCTGCGGTTTCCCGCGCATTTACTGGAAACGACGTCCGCTTTTGCGACGGTGTCGTTGCTCCAGAAGAACCCCTCGCTGGTGGCGCTGGTGTCGATCGACGTGGCGCGCTTCCATACCGGACATGGCATCGCCTGCACGCTTCCCCTCACGCTGTCGTCGCTCAGCGAGCCATACGAGCTGGTCACGCGGCGCGGTGCCCCGCTCTCGCACGGCGCGCAGATGTTGATGGACGCAATCGTCGCGAAGGGCGCCGCCCGGGGCGAATAA
- a CDS encoding iron-containing alcohol dehydrogenase, with protein MSLINYITQIQFGFDSIRLLASECERIGIRRPLVVTDAGIRAAGLLNTVLSALGQGESVPVFDGTPPNPNESVVREAVAMYRANACDGVIALGGGSSIDLAKGVAVCATHEGPLQSFAVIEGGAARITSATAPVIAIPTTAGTGSEVGRGAILILDDGRKVGVISPYVVPRVAICDPALTLGLPAGMTAATGMDAIAHCMETFMAPAFNPPADGIALDGLWRAWRHIERATREPSDRAARLNMMSASMQGALAFQKGLGCVHSLSHSLGGIDPRLHHGTLNAILLPAVIVFNRTAPSMQEDAKLDRLAQAMRLASGDDVGPAIAAMTAKLGLPGGLAELGVTREQFPRIIEGALKDHSHKTNPRDASAEDYREMLEASM; from the coding sequence ATGTCCCTCATCAACTACATCACCCAGATCCAGTTCGGCTTCGACTCGATCCGGCTTCTCGCGAGCGAGTGCGAGCGCATCGGCATCCGCCGCCCGTTGGTCGTGACGGACGCGGGCATTCGGGCAGCCGGTTTGCTCAACACCGTATTGAGCGCGCTGGGGCAAGGCGAGTCGGTGCCGGTCTTCGACGGGACGCCGCCCAACCCGAACGAATCGGTCGTGCGCGAGGCGGTCGCCATGTACCGGGCGAACGCATGCGATGGCGTGATTGCACTCGGCGGCGGCTCGTCCATCGACCTGGCCAAGGGGGTTGCGGTGTGTGCAACGCATGAGGGGCCGTTGCAAAGTTTTGCCGTGATCGAAGGGGGCGCGGCGCGCATCACGTCGGCGACGGCCCCGGTCATCGCGATTCCGACGACCGCCGGTACCGGGAGCGAAGTCGGCCGTGGGGCCATTCTGATCCTCGACGATGGCCGCAAGGTCGGGGTGATCTCGCCGTATGTCGTGCCGCGCGTGGCGATCTGCGATCCGGCGCTGACGCTGGGTTTGCCTGCCGGAATGACCGCCGCGACGGGCATGGACGCCATCGCGCACTGCATGGAAACGTTCATGGCCCCGGCGTTCAATCCGCCCGCCGACGGTATCGCGCTCGACGGCCTGTGGCGCGCCTGGCGGCACATCGAGCGCGCAACCCGCGAGCCGTCCGATCGCGCGGCGCGCCTGAACATGATGAGTGCGTCGATGCAAGGTGCGCTCGCTTTCCAGAAGGGACTCGGCTGCGTGCACAGCCTGAGCCACTCGCTGGGCGGCATCGATCCTCGTCTGCATCACGGCACGCTCAACGCTATCCTGTTGCCTGCCGTGATCGTGTTCAACCGCACGGCACCTTCGATGCAAGAGGATGCCAAGCTCGACAGGCTGGCGCAGGCCATGAGGCTTGCGTCGGGCGACGACGTCGGTCCTGCGATTGCCGCGATGACCGCAAAACTCGGCCTGCCGGGCGGACTTGCGGAACTGGGGGTGACTCGCGAGCAGTTCCCGCGCATCATCGAGGGTGCGCTGAAAGATCACAGCCACAAGACCAACCCGCGAGATGCCTCGGCTGAGGATTATCGCGAGATGCTGGAAGCGTCGATGTAA
- a CDS encoding ATP-binding protein: MTDPSDRLDPLGANAASLAREIDWFGAVLETRLHAYFMHEGVPHDIYAHTPPDLTHDPSPFAHALLEHDLADDFDARIVLMLAMLPHVRPQALDLLFTQNKNTERQFTEFGGWRAQHHNGLLPTGETAAFVLAGDDLSRRFDVMALFDADHVFARASILRLERRADGEPALAAALHIERDFLERSTSGREHKPDYSAGFPAKRITTQHDWKDLVLTPDVIEEIDQIRQWLDDGEGIMQRWQLDRIVKPGFRALFYGPPGTGKTLTATLLGKAAGVDVYRIDLSKIVSKYIGETEKNMANVFDQAQNKRWILFFDEADALFGKRTEGSTANDRHANQEVAYLLQRIEDYPGVVLLASNLKDNIDEAFARRFQSAIHFPMPDEIQRLQLWRNLFPARRGLSDDVDLPALAAEHVLSGGALLNVARHAVMWAERDGRHVVMQSDLLRAIRREHLKEGRTI, encoded by the coding sequence ATGACCGATCCATCAGATCGCTTAGATCCGTTAGGCGCGAACGCGGCGAGCCTGGCGCGCGAGATCGACTGGTTCGGTGCCGTGCTGGAGACGCGGCTGCACGCGTACTTCATGCATGAGGGCGTGCCGCACGACATTTATGCCCATACGCCGCCGGATCTGACGCACGATCCGTCGCCGTTTGCCCATGCCCTGCTCGAACACGACCTGGCCGACGATTTCGACGCACGTATCGTGCTCATGCTCGCCATGCTGCCGCACGTCCGCCCGCAGGCGCTCGATCTGCTGTTCACGCAGAACAAGAACACCGAGCGCCAATTCACCGAGTTCGGAGGATGGCGCGCCCAGCATCACAACGGTCTGCTGCCGACCGGTGAGACCGCTGCGTTCGTGCTTGCCGGTGACGACCTGAGCCGCCGCTTCGATGTCATGGCGCTGTTCGACGCGGACCATGTCTTCGCGCGCGCCTCGATTCTGCGACTCGAACGCAGAGCGGATGGCGAACCGGCTCTGGCCGCCGCGTTGCATATCGAGCGGGATTTCCTCGAACGCAGTACCTCAGGCCGCGAGCATAAGCCGGACTACAGCGCCGGATTTCCCGCCAAACGCATCACGACGCAGCACGACTGGAAAGACCTCGTGCTCACGCCGGACGTGATCGAGGAGATCGACCAGATTCGGCAATGGCTCGACGACGGCGAGGGCATCATGCAACGCTGGCAACTCGATCGCATTGTCAAACCCGGTTTCCGGGCCTTGTTCTACGGTCCGCCGGGCACGGGCAAGACGCTCACCGCGACGCTGCTCGGCAAGGCGGCCGGCGTGGACGTGTATCGCATCGACCTGTCGAAGATCGTCTCGAAGTACATCGGCGAGACGGAGAAGAATATGGCAAACGTCTTCGATCAGGCGCAGAACAAACGCTGGATTCTGTTCTTTGACGAAGCCGATGCGCTGTTCGGCAAGCGCACCGAGGGCAGCACCGCCAACGACCGTCATGCGAATCAGGAGGTCGCTTATCTGCTTCAGCGCATCGAAGACTATCCCGGTGTGGTGCTGCTGGCGAGCAACCTGAAAGACAACATCGACGAAGCCTTCGCCCGTCGCTTCCAGAGTGCGATCCATTTCCCGATGCCGGACGAAATCCAGCGGCTGCAACTGTGGCGCAATCTCTTCCCCGCGCGCCGGGGACTGTCGGATGACGTGGATCTGCCCGCGCTCGCGGCCGAGCACGTGCTCTCCGGTGGCGCGCTGCTCAACGTGGCGCGGCATGCCGTCATGTGGGCGGAGCGCGATGGCCGTCACGTCGTGATGCAAAGCGACTTGCTGCGCGCGATCCGACGCGAACACCTCAAGGAAGGACGCACGATCTGA